From a region of the Mycolicibacterium sp. MU0050 genome:
- a CDS encoding DsbA family protein, translating to MAKSSKRPAKYDLKAADRKRNLAVQIGLTAIVVVFAVGLVFYIVSNGDKRQSGEAQAVRVETTSVIREEGGEQPKVVLSIYEDFLCPHCAQFEAAFGPTINKLVNSGAVAVDYYMLGIMDSPASQNGSTRAANAGYCVADADTSPAKEGFRRFHTALFMQQQPTGTPDDAMIETARQAGVTEGVAECINSGKYNDMVGGLAEATGITATPSVRINGEDYQQSTPQDLIAKVTEIVGEVPGLDSAPATPAPAPAPAPPAPAPAP from the coding sequence GTGGCCAAGTCATCGAAACGCCCCGCCAAGTACGACCTGAAGGCGGCCGACCGCAAGCGGAACCTGGCCGTGCAGATCGGCCTGACCGCCATCGTGGTGGTCTTCGCGGTAGGACTGGTGTTCTACATCGTCAGCAACGGCGACAAGCGCCAGAGCGGCGAGGCCCAGGCCGTCCGGGTGGAGACCACCTCCGTCATCCGGGAAGAGGGTGGGGAGCAGCCGAAGGTCGTGCTGTCGATCTACGAGGACTTCCTGTGCCCGCACTGCGCGCAGTTCGAGGCCGCCTTCGGCCCCACCATCAACAAGCTGGTGAACAGCGGTGCGGTGGCCGTGGACTACTACATGCTCGGCATCATGGACTCGCCCGCCAGCCAGAACGGCTCGACGCGGGCGGCCAACGCCGGGTACTGCGTGGCCGACGCCGACACCAGCCCCGCCAAGGAAGGGTTCCGTCGCTTCCACACCGCGCTGTTCATGCAGCAGCAGCCGACCGGTACCCCCGACGACGCGATGATCGAGACCGCGCGGCAGGCCGGCGTGACCGAGGGCGTCGCCGAGTGCATCAACAGCGGTAAGTACAACGACATGGTCGGCGGCCTCGCGGAGGCGACCGGCATCACCGCCACCCCGTCGGTCCGGATCAACGGTGAGGACTACCAGCAGAGCACCCCCCAGGACCTGATCGCCAAGGTCACCGAGATCGTGGGCGAGGTGCCCGGCCTCGACAGCGCTCCGGCCACCCCCGCCCCCGCCCCCGCGCCCGCCCCCCCCGCGCCCGCGCCCGCGCCATGA